A stretch of the Notamacropus eugenii isolate mMacEug1 chromosome 2, mMacEug1.pri_v2, whole genome shotgun sequence genome encodes the following:
- the MLXIPL gene encoding carbohydrate-responsive element-binding protein isoform X4: MREYHKWRIYYKKRLRKSSREGDLLAPKQAEGGWRPPERWCEQLFSSVVPVLLGGAEEEPGGRQLLDLDCFLSDISDTLFTMTQPGPAPLQPPSDDAYIGNADMIQPDLTPLQPSLDDFMDISDFFTNHRPPSTPVSFPEPPSFNPMADSLFSGGFLPPEPPATTPGVPLLLGSRLQARSSCSGSLDSPAFLSPDFLLPEDPKAKSPQSLLHFPTPTKVPGLEPCPSTPFSPLAPSPLMMQEDSLYPPRFSFPNTASPSAVSPLPTPANFPPTHPGTGPSPSPFPLELLPSGYSEPCCGPQFAVPRPRLKNKPPTPTPQMRRPSPPALAGGSNPCLTQLLTAAKPEQILETALPSGAALRPSGSSKPGPPDFPCAFYSPPVAQPQPQPTLTPVTLAPPGPLLVPKAERLSPPALGNERRLSAELAPMPSPVGLGTRISPPQPTLGRGRPDNNKTENRRITHISAEQKRRFNIKLGFDTLHGLVSTLNAQPSLKVSKATTLQKTAEYIMMLQQERAAMQEEAQHLRDQIEELNTAINLCQQQLPATGVPITHQRFDQMRDMFDDYVRSRTLHNWKFWVFSILIRPLFESFNGMVSTASLHSLRQTSLAWLDQYCSLPALRPTVLTSLRQLSTSTCILTDPARVPEQAARAVTEGNLSNPS; encoded by the exons ATGCGAGAGTACCACAAGTGGCGGATTTACTACAAGAAGCGG CTCCGAAAATCCAGCAGGGAAGGGGACCTCTTGGCCCCCAAGCAG GCGGAGGGGGGATGGAGACCACCAGAACGATGGTGCGAGCAGCTCTTCTCCAGTGTGGTACCGGTACTTCTGGGGGGGGCCGAAGAAGAGCCAGGGGGCCGGCAACTCCTCGACCTCGACTGCTTCCTGTCCGACATCTCCGACACACTCTTCACCATGACCCAGCCCGGTCCTGCCCCACTCCAGCCGCCTTCTGATGATG CCTACATTGGCAATGCTGACATGATCCAACCAGACCTGACCCCCCTGCAGCCCAGCCTGGACGACTTCATGGATATTTCAG ATTTCTTCACCAACCACCGGCCCCCATCAACACCTGTGAGCTTCCCAGAGCCCCCCAGCTTTAACCCCATGGCCGACTCTCTGTTTAGTGGCGGATTCCTGCCACCAGAACCCCCGGCCACCACCCCAGGGGTGCCCCTTCTCCTGGGCAGCCGCCTACAG GCCCGGAGCAGCTGCTCTGGATCCTTGGACTCACCTGCTTTCCTGAGCCCCGACTTCCTTCTGCCAGAAGACCCCAAGGCCAAATCCCCCCAGTCTCTCCTCCATTTCCCTACTCCTACCaaggtgccaggcctggagcccTGTCCCTCTACACCCTTCTCCCCTCTCGCCCCTTCACCTCTCATGATGCAAGAGGACTCCCTGTACCCACCCAGGTTTTCCTTCCCTAACACAGCCTCCCCTTCAGCagtctccccactccccacccctgccaactTCCCCCCCACCCACCCTGGCACTggcccctccccatcccctttccccttggaGCTCCTTCCTTCAGGATACTCAGAGCCCTGCTGTGGGCCCCAATTTGCTGTGCCCCGTCCACGGCTCAAAAACAAGCCTCCCACACCGACCCCCCAGATGCGAAGGCCCAGCCCCCCAGCCTTGGCTGGGGGGTCCAACCCCTGTCTCACACAGCTGCTCACTGCTG CCAAACCAGAGCAGATACTGGAAACAGCACTCCCCTCTGGCGCTGCCCTCAGGCCTTCGGGATCCTCG AAGCCAGGACCTCCTGACTTTCCCTGTGCCTTCTACTCCCCACCCGTGGCTCAGCCTCAACCTCAACCCACCCTGACCCCTGTAACACTGGCTCCTCCTGGGCCCTTACTGGTACCCAAAGCAGAGCGGCTTTCACCTCCAGCACTCG GGAATGAGCGGCGTCTATCTGCAGAGCTAGCCCCCATGCCAAGCCCAGTGGGTCTGGGCACACGGATCTCTCCCCCACAGCCCACTTTGGGCAGAGGACGGCCGGACAACAACAAG ACTGAGAACCGGCGCATCACTCATATCTCAGCAGAGCAGAAGCGACGTTTCAATATCAAGCTGGGATTTGACACTCTACATGGGCTGGTGAGCACACTAAATGCCCAGCCCAGCCTCAAG GTGAGCAAGGCCACAACTCTGCAGAAGACAGCAGAATACATCATGATGCTGCAGCAGGAGCGGGCAGCCATGCAGGAAGAAGCCCAGCACCTTCGGGACCAGATCGAGGAGCTCAACACAGCCATCAA CCTCTGCCAACAGCAGCTGCCTGCCACGGGCGTGCCCATCACCCATCAGCGCTTCGACCAGATGAGGGACATGTTTGATGACTATGTCCGGTCTCGAACCCTGCACAACTGGAAATTCTGGGTT TTCAGTATCCTTATCCGGCCTTTGTTTGAATCCTTCAACGGGATGGTGTCCACAGCAAGTCTACACAGCTTACGCCAGACTTCACTGGCCTGGCTGGACCAGTACTGTTCTCTGCCTGCCCTGCGCCCTA CGGTACTGACATCCCTCCGTCAGCTGAGCACCTCTACCTGCATCCTGACCGACCCTGCACGAGTCCCTGAGCAGGCTGCTCGAGCCGTCACAGAGGGCAACCTCAGTAACCCCTCCTAG
- the TBL2 gene encoding transducin beta-like protein 2 isoform X1, giving the protein MEVTELLVVLLVFALFALLVVALAAKGQKRWNKKSNQRDDGKTNGVFFHKCQVHKKQKQRHQKEKPHQHIFVHALLASTLKSHSGNITSMDFSNNGKYLATCADDRTIHIWSTKDFLQREHRSLRVNVKLDHATLVRFSPDCRALITWLANGDTIRVFKMKKKEDGNSTFQPMAEDFPKKHKAPVINIGIAETGKFIMSVSSDTTIIIWTLKGEVLSIINTNQMNNTYAVISHCSRFVGSCGFTPDAKVWEVCFSKNGQFREVTRAFELKGHTAGIHFLAFSNDSCRMATVSKDGTWKFWAIDVEYKQQQDPYLLLTGTYQEAASMPCILALSPDAQVLALASSNNIRLFNTKRGEEEENFTKIHGGQVAEMAFDTTGQFLASCGDRMVRIFHNTTGQRAIVEEIRGLLKRAPTETTRQRLNQQLIQAQATLKRLGAVKV; this is encoded by the exons ATGGAGGTAACGGAGCTGCTGGTGGTGTTGCTGGTGTTCGCTTTGTTTGCCCTGCTGGTAGTGGCGCTCGCAGCGAAGGGCCAGAAACGCTGGAACAAGAAGTCCAACCAGCGGGACG atggaaaaaccaaTGGCGTTTTCTTCCATAAATGCCAAGTGCACAAGAAGCAAAAGCAACGACACCAAAAAGAAAAGCCTCATCAACACATTTTTGTTCATGCTCTCCTGGCCAGCACATTGAAG agccacAGCGGAAATATCACTAGCATGGACTTCAGTAACAATGGTAAATATCTGGCAACCTGTGCTGATGACCGCACCATCCACATCTGGAGCACCAAGGATTTCTTGCAGCGGGAACATCGAAGTCTTCGCGTTAATGTGAAATTGGACCATGCCACTTTGGTGCGCTTCAGCCCTGACTGcag AGCCTTGATCACCTGGCTGGCTAATGGAGACACCATCCGTGTTttcaagatgaaaaagaaagaagatggcaaCAGTACTTTCCAGCCTATGGCAGAGGACTTTCCTAAGAAGCACAAAGCACCAGTCATCAACATTGGCATTGCTGAGACAG GAAAGTTCATCATGTCTGTCTCCAGCGACACTACTATCATTATCTGGACCCTAAAGGGGGAAGTGCTGTCCATCATCAACACGAACCAGATGAACAACACCTATGCGGTCATCTCCCATTGTAGCAG ATTTGTGGGCTCGTGTGGCTTCACTCCAGATGCTAAAGTTTGGGAAGTTTGCTTTAGCAAAAATGGACAATTCCGGGAGGTGACCCGCGCCTTTGAACTGAAGGGCCATACCGCGGGTATCCACTTCTTGGCTTTCTCCAATGACTCCTGCCG GATGGCAACCGTCTCCAAGGATGGGACGTGGAAGTTCTGGGCCATAGATGTAGAGTACAAGCAGCAACAAGACCCCTACCTCCTGCTGACAGGGACCTACCAAGAGGCAGCCTCCATGCCTTGCATCCTGGCACTGTCCCCAGATGCCCAGGTCTTGGCTCTGGCCAGCAGCAACAACATCCGTCTCTTTAACACAAAGCGTGGTGAAGAAGAAGAGAACTTTACCAAGATTCATGGGGGGCAGGTGGCAGAAATGGCCTTTGACACCACAGGTCAGTTCCTGGCTTCCTGTGGAGACAGGATGGTCAGGATCTTCCATAACACCACCGGCCAGAGGGCCATAGTGGAGGAGATTCGGGGGCTCCTCAAACGGGCGCCCACTGAAACTACCCGACAGAGGCTAAATCAGCAGCTGATCCAAGCCCAGGCTACTCTCAAAAGGCTGGGGGCTGTGAAGGTCTGA
- the TBL2 gene encoding transducin beta-like protein 2 isoform X2 encodes MKKKEDGNSTFQPMAEDFPKKHKAPVINIGIAETGKFIMSVSSDTTIIIWTLKGEVLSIINTNQMNNTYAVISHCSRFVGSCGFTPDAKVWEVCFSKNGQFREVTRAFELKGHTAGIHFLAFSNDSCRMATVSKDGTWKFWAIDVEYKQQQDPYLLLTGTYQEAASMPCILALSPDAQVLALASSNNIRLFNTKRGEEEENFTKIHGGQVAEMAFDTTGQFLASCGDRMVRIFHNTTGQRAIVEEIRGLLKRAPTETTRQRLNQQLIQAQATLKRLGAVKV; translated from the exons atgaaaaagaaagaagatggcaaCAGTACTTTCCAGCCTATGGCAGAGGACTTTCCTAAGAAGCACAAAGCACCAGTCATCAACATTGGCATTGCTGAGACAG GAAAGTTCATCATGTCTGTCTCCAGCGACACTACTATCATTATCTGGACCCTAAAGGGGGAAGTGCTGTCCATCATCAACACGAACCAGATGAACAACACCTATGCGGTCATCTCCCATTGTAGCAG ATTTGTGGGCTCGTGTGGCTTCACTCCAGATGCTAAAGTTTGGGAAGTTTGCTTTAGCAAAAATGGACAATTCCGGGAGGTGACCCGCGCCTTTGAACTGAAGGGCCATACCGCGGGTATCCACTTCTTGGCTTTCTCCAATGACTCCTGCCG GATGGCAACCGTCTCCAAGGATGGGACGTGGAAGTTCTGGGCCATAGATGTAGAGTACAAGCAGCAACAAGACCCCTACCTCCTGCTGACAGGGACCTACCAAGAGGCAGCCTCCATGCCTTGCATCCTGGCACTGTCCCCAGATGCCCAGGTCTTGGCTCTGGCCAGCAGCAACAACATCCGTCTCTTTAACACAAAGCGTGGTGAAGAAGAAGAGAACTTTACCAAGATTCATGGGGGGCAGGTGGCAGAAATGGCCTTTGACACCACAGGTCAGTTCCTGGCTTCCTGTGGAGACAGGATGGTCAGGATCTTCCATAACACCACCGGCCAGAGGGCCATAGTGGAGGAGATTCGGGGGCTCCTCAAACGGGCGCCCACTGAAACTACCCGACAGAGGCTAAATCAGCAGCTGATCCAAGCCCAGGCTACTCTCAAAAGGCTGGGGGCTGTGAAGGTCTGA